Genomic window (Nitrospinota bacterium):
TGCTCCCTGCCGGAAAGTTTTGAAAGCATCCTTTTCGCGTCCGCCGCGTCCACCGGTTTGCCGATTATTTCGCCGTCCAGGACCACCATCGTGTCCGCCGCGAGCACGAAATCGTCCGGGTATTCAGGGGCCACGGCGTCCGCTTTTCTCACGGCGATCACCCGTGCGTTCTCTTCCGGGGTAAGGGATGGGTCAATGTCCTCCCCCACTTCCGGCGCGGCGGCGGTGAAGCCGATCCCCGCCTCGGCCAGCAGCATCGCCCTTCGGGGGGAAGATGACGCAAGGACAAGTTTCATGTATTTTTTATTCAAAGTTAAAACGCTGGAAGTTTAGCACAACATGCGGTTGCGCGGGCCTGCGGATCACAGCCCAAGGGCTCCGCTACATCCCCACAATATTCACTCCGGATTCTTCCGGCGCCGACACCTTGCCAGCGCGGCGTATGTAATCGGCCACCACGTCGTAAACAGGGGCGTTGGCCGGGCGCAGGTTCTCTCCTGCGCGGTACAGGTTGCCCCCCCATGCGGAAATCTTGTATCTTCGGCCCAGGTCAATATCCTTCCCGTTCACCTTTATGTTATGCAGCCTGTCCATGGCCTTGCCGTTTATGTGGCAATCGTAGGCCACGCCCATAAGACGGCTCATGTCCCCGCCTTGCTGGAAATATGGATCGTCGTTGAAAACGTTGTCGGCCACGTCCTCCAATATGAGCTTTAGCCGATCGCCTTTCATGTCGAAGGTGCGCACGTCCGGATATGTCACCGCCGTCATGTCGAAAACGTCGTCCAGGGTGATGGGCGCCCCGGCCGGCACGGTGGATCCCCAGCGGTAGCCGGGGGAGAAGACTATTTCGGAGTCGTATTTGTCGCGGATGGCCTGCATTATCACATGGTCGAACGTGCCGTGAAAGGTGCCGCGCCGGAAAAGGGTGGTCTGGGCCACACCGAGCTTTTCTGAAAGTTTTGCGGCATATGGGGCATACGCGTTGCCGATAAGCTTCTGCATGGCCGTGTCGGCCGGTATGGCGGAGGAGAGCACGGGAATGAGCTTATAACGGTAACTTTCCACCTTTCCGTTTTTCACCTGGGCGTCTATCCTTCCCAGAAACTTGCCGTGGGTCCCCGCCTGGACCACCACGGTATTCCCCACCATTATTGGGGCGTACACCGCGTCGTGGGTATGGGCGGACACAAGGAAATCTATCCCTTTCACCTGCGAGGCCATTTTCTTGTCCACCTCAAGCCCGTTGTGGGAGAGGACAACCACCACGTCCACCCCCTTCGCCGAGCGCAGTTCGTCCACGTACGATTGCATGCGCTCCGGCTGGACGCCGAAGGTGAGCCCCGCCGAAAGGTCCGCCGGGTGCGCGATGGGGACGTATGGGAACGACTGGCCGACCACCCCCACCTTCACGCCATTGCGCTCATATACCTTGTACGCCGGATACACCGCCTCGCCCCACTCGGCGTCCCGGATGTTCTGGGCGAGGAAGTCCCCCTTGAATTCCTTGATAAGTTCGTCCACCCGCCCCCTGCCATATTGGAACTCCCAGTGGGGCGTCATCGCGTCCACACCCAGCAGGTTCTGGGCGTCCACCATCGCGCGCCCGGCGGTCCACATGGCCACGGCGGTCCCCTGCCATGTGTCCCCCCCGTCAAGTAGCAGCACTTTGCCGCCGCGCTCAGCCCGGACTTTTTTCACCATCGTGGCGATATGGGCGTATCCACCCATTTTCCCGAACTTTTTGGACAACTCCTCGAATCCGGCGCTTGATCCGAAATAGGCCTCCACGGCGCCGGGATCGAGCTTGTAATACTTCAGGAAGTCCGGTCCGGTAAGATGCCCCGGGGTCCTGTTCATGCTCTTCGGGCCGATATTGATGGAAGGCTCCCTGTAATAATGAGGCTTTAAGTGGCCGTGAGGATCGGTGACGAACAAAAGCGTCAGGTTGCCCAGCGGTTCGAATTCCATCACTTTTTCCGGTGAAGCCAGGGCCAGCGCCTCGAAAGGATTTTCGAAGGTTGCGGTAACGGAAGCGGCGATGGCGATTTGCATGAAGTCGCGGCGGGTGATGGAGCACATTGGCAGACCTCCGAATTGAACATTTTGTTCCGGCGCGCGTGACTTCGCCGCCCTCGTCCGATCCGCTATTCTACCCCTTCAAGCCGGGGCGTGGACATTCAAAGATGCGATGGGAAGGATAGTCTTTAGTGTATGATTTTATGGATGGCAATAAGGCCGCCGCCTGTTGGAAAGACTACCTTGCGTCCTCTTCCGGTATTACCGTCACTTCGCCCGCCGAACCGGCCTTTGTGCCGATTGGCATCTTGGTGATGGTGAACTTGGCGCGCAGCCCAGTCTGCAGGTTGTTCCAGTCCGCGTTCGTAAGGTGGGTGACGTGGAAGAAGAAACTGGCGCCGTCTTCCCGCTTGATGAACCCAAAGCCCCTGTCCGGCTTTATGTTGTCTATCACCCCCTCGAAAAGCTTTCCGGCCGCCTGCTCAAGTTCGTCCTGCCCGTTGGGGTGGTTTTCCATCCCCTCGCTGGTGTATTCGCGCATCTGTTCGGCCTTCTGCTCGGCGAACTTGGCGCGGCACTCGTCGCAGAAAAACGGCTGCCCCTCGCGAAGCCGCACGGTGGTGATCCTCTGGCGCGGCCCCTCGTGCAGCGGGGACTTGCACTCCACCATGAACTCCTCCGGCTTCCAGGCGATGGACTCCATCATGTCGTTGAGCCATATGATGTGATAGTCCTTCAGCCTTTTCTCGTCCTGCCTGTCGGAGTACACCTTGGCGCAGGACTGGCGGATGGAGGCAACCGCGACCCTTTTGCCAAGCTGGCGCACGCGCTGGAACATCGGGAAATAGTCCTTGTCCCCCACCACCGCAAGCGCGATGTCAAAGGAGTTTGGGATCACCGCGTTGTACATCATGGAGGTGGCCAGCGCGATGTCCACGCATTTTTCGCGGGGCGAGAAGGTGTCCTCGCCGCTCCGGTCGTCGTGCAGGATGCGGCGGCGCTGGTAATCTATCGGGAACGACTCCACTTCGTAATGATAGTCCTCCCGCAATAGCGAGAAGAAGTCCTTGCGGCGTCTGGCCCTGTCCTCGTCCATCACGTCGTAGTTGACCGGATAGCTGCCGAAAAGGAACGTGCGCACAAGGTCTAAGTCCGCAAGCCCTTCGCGTTTTTCAAGCTCGGCCATGAGGGCTTTGGGAAGCAGGCCGTAGTCAATGTAAAAACCGGGCTGGTTGGACTCTTTGGCCAGGTGGCGCAGGTTGGAGTATAGCCAGGTGCCGTCAATGAAGACCATTAATTTTATCATCACAAACTCTCACTTATTGTTTATAAGACTATTTTGACCGGTCCTCCGCCATGGCGTTTATTTTTGCCTGAAGCCGGATTCCCAAATCTCTCCATACGCTACCATACGCACAGTATTGCGTCAATCACGGCCGGCTTTCGCTCCGGCCATGTAATAGAGTATCCCGCAGCCTATGGCGGCGGCGCGAAGGGCCAGGAACGCCGGGGCCAGCGCTCCCACGGCCGCGTCCCGGCGAAAGGCGAAAATGGTGAACGGGACCGTTGACGCCGCAAAAGCGATAAGTAGGACCAGCGATGCCCACCCTGCCGGGTGTGAAACAGGGCAGAGCGCCCCAAGCCCGGCCGCCGCGAAGATAAGGGCGATCTGGAGTTTCAGTGTCTGGGGAGTGTATGTGTCCTTCACCATCTTTCCGGGGTGGCGCTTGTACACCACCATCCGCCAGTACCCTCGCCAGAATTTCAGCCGGGCGTATTTCCATGGCGAGCCGGGATGCCCCAGGTGTTTCACCTTCGCATCCGGGTTGAACACCATTTTCTTCCCCGCCGCCGAAAGCTTGTACGACAGGTCGGTGTCCTCGTTGTTGGCGTGGGGGAAAGACTGGTCGAACCCCCCTGTTTCCCGGAAATCACTGGAGCGGAACGCGGCGGAATATGTGTCCACCATGTCTATGCTCTCCGCCTTCTTTAGCATTTCGAACCGCTCCTCGAACTCCACCTGGGCAAAGCGCGCGGTAAGGCCTTCCTGGCCTGCGCCATACGCCCCCTTCACCGCCACCACGGCAGGATCGGCGAACGGTCTTGTCATCTGCTCTATCCAGCCGGGCTCCGGGACGCAGTCCGAGTCGGTGAACAGTATTATCTCCCCTGCCGCTTCTTTTGCGCCACGATTGCGGGCGGTGGCGGGGCCTGCGTTATCCTGCCGGATGTATTTTATCGGGAACTTGCGCGCTATCTCGCCGGTTGCGTCCGTGGAGCCGTCGTCCACCACGATCACTTCGTATGATCCGGCGGGGCATGTCTGCGCGGCAAGCGCAGAAAGGCATTGCCCGATGGAACGCTCCGCGTTGAAGGCCGGGACGACGACGCTTGCGCGCGGGGGCATGTCAGGCCACGTCCGAACCGGTGAGAAGGTGGCGCAGGAACACTTTGGCCGAGCGGAGCGTGCGGCGCATCTCGTCCGGGTCGGCCGCCATACGCACCGCCTTGCGGGCGATGTATGACGGGCGCAGGTAAAACTCGCGCCGGGCCTGGTCGCAGAATTTCACCATGTCCTTCGGAGTCAGGCTTTCCGTGCGGATCACCGTGTTGTGAAGGCCGGATGGGGTGAGCCATTTTGAGAAATCATCGGTGGAAAGGTAGCCGCGCTCTTCGTACCAGCCATAGGCCTCGGTACCCGGATATACCATGATGGGGTAGAACTGCGCCGTGTCCGGATTGAGCCTGCATGCAAGGTCGAGGGTCTTGCGCATCGTCTCCTTCGTCTCCCCCGGCAAGCCCACCATGAAGCAGCCGTGCACCAGCACCCCGGCCCTGCGGGCGTTGGACATGAACTCTTCCATTTTGTCCACGCTGGTCTTTTTGGATATGTTGTCCAGAAGCTGCTGAGACCCGCTTTCAAAGCCCACGCACATCAGCCGCAGCCCCGCTTCCTTCATCACGCGGATGGTCTCGTAGTCCAGGTCCGCCCGGGCGTTTATTATCCACTGCATCTTTATGCCGCGCCGGATCACCTCGCCGGAGATTTCGGCGCACCGCTTTTTGTTGATGGAAAAAGTGTCGTCCTCGAAAAAAATTGAGCGGGCGTGCGGGAAGTTGTCCCGGATATATTCCAGCTCGTCCACCACGTTCTTAACGCTCCGGTACCGCGCCTTGCGGCTCATGAGCGTCTGGGGATACACGCAGAACGAGCATGGGAAAGGGCACCCGCGGCTTGTGGTGATGGTCACCATCGGAGGGA
Coding sequences:
- a CDS encoding radical SAM protein; its protein translation is MPEFRITFLNPPFLKNYSRPQRSPAVTKSGTLYYPMWLAYACGAAEKAGSGVDLIDAPADGHDEDYVSRRIKQFGPKLLVAETSTPSIHNDVKVMERLKRENPGLFILMVGTHVTALPAESLALSAAVDAVAMGEYDHTVTDLAASLSRGAGPAAVAGIAWRDGEKATTNPRRDFIEELDELPFVSSVYKKFLRIENYFNANAIPPMVTITTSRGCPFPCSFCVYPQTLMSRKARYRSVKNVVDELEYIRDNFPHARSIFFEDDTFSINKKRCAEISGEVIRRGIKMQWIINARADLDYETIRVMKEAGLRLMCVGFESGSQQLLDNISKKTSVDKMEEFMSNARRAGVLVHGCFMVGLPGETKETMRKTLDLACRLNPDTAQFYPIMVYPGTEAYGWYEERGYLSTDDFSKWLTPSGLHNTVIRTESLTPKDMVKFCDQARREFYLRPSYIARKAVRMAADPDEMRRTLRSAKVFLRHLLTGSDVA
- a CDS encoding NYN domain-containing protein: MIKLMVFIDGTWLYSNLRHLAKESNQPGFYIDYGLLPKALMAELEKREGLADLDLVRTFLFGSYPVNYDVMDEDRARRRKDFFSLLREDYHYEVESFPIDYQRRRILHDDRSGEDTFSPREKCVDIALATSMMYNAVIPNSFDIALAVVGDKDYFPMFQRVRQLGKRVAVASIRQSCAKVYSDRQDEKRLKDYHIIWLNDMMESIAWKPEEFMVECKSPLHEGPRQRITTVRLREGQPFFCDECRAKFAEQKAEQMREYTSEGMENHPNGQDELEQAAGKLFEGVIDNIKPDRGFGFIKREDGASFFFHVTHLTNADWNNLQTGLRAKFTITKMPIGTKAGSAGEVTVIPEEDAR
- the soxB gene encoding thiosulfohydrolase SoxB, with the translated sequence MCSITRRDFMQIAIAASVTATFENPFEALALASPEKVMEFEPLGNLTLLFVTDPHGHLKPHYYREPSINIGPKSMNRTPGHLTGPDFLKYYKLDPGAVEAYFGSSAGFEELSKKFGKMGGYAHIATMVKKVRAERGGKVLLLDGGDTWQGTAVAMWTAGRAMVDAQNLLGVDAMTPHWEFQYGRGRVDELIKEFKGDFLAQNIRDAEWGEAVYPAYKVYERNGVKVGVVGQSFPYVPIAHPADLSAGLTFGVQPERMQSYVDELRSAKGVDVVVVLSHNGLEVDKKMASQVKGIDFLVSAHTHDAVYAPIMVGNTVVVQAGTHGKFLGRIDAQVKNGKVESYRYKLIPVLSSAIPADTAMQKLIGNAYAPYAAKLSEKLGVAQTTLFRRGTFHGTFDHVIMQAIRDKYDSEIVFSPGYRWGSTVPAGAPITLDDVFDMTAVTYPDVRTFDMKGDRLKLILEDVADNVFNDDPYFQQGGDMSRLMGVAYDCHINGKAMDRLHNIKVNGKDIDLGRRYKISAWGGNLYRAGENLRPANAPVYDVVADYIRRAGKVSAPEESGVNIVGM
- a CDS encoding glycosyltransferase, which encodes MPPRASVVVPAFNAERSIGQCLSALAAQTCPAGSYEVIVVDDGSTDATGEIARKFPIKYIRQDNAGPATARNRGAKEAAGEIILFTDSDCVPEPGWIEQMTRPFADPAVVAVKGAYGAGQEGLTARFAQVEFEERFEMLKKAESIDMVDTYSAAFRSSDFRETGGFDQSFPHANNEDTDLSYKLSAAGKKMVFNPDAKVKHLGHPGSPWKYARLKFWRGYWRMVVYKRHPGKMVKDTYTPQTLKLQIALIFAAAGLGALCPVSHPAGWASLVLLIAFAASTVPFTIFAFRRDAAVGALAPAFLALRAAAIGCGILYYMAGAKAGRD
- the maf gene encoding septum formation protein Maf translates to MKLVLASSSPRRAMLLAEAGIGFTAAAPEVGEDIDPSLTPEENARVIAVRKADAVAPEYPDDFVLAADTMVVLDGEIIGKPVDAADAKRMLSKLSGREHMVITGFAIVRGRDSYHDSRVEASYVLFKPVPRNVIEEYVAGGEPLDKAGAYAIQGKFAKWIAGYRGSYTNIIGLPMESLAYALKRAGFPLPGKLAPCP